In a single window of the Mesoplodon densirostris isolate mMesDen1 chromosome 18, mMesDen1 primary haplotype, whole genome shotgun sequence genome:
- the NOG gene encoding noggin gives MERCPSLGVTLYALVVVLGLRAAPAGGQHYLHIRPAPSDNLPLVDLIEHPDPIFDPKEKDLNETLLRSLLGGHYDPGFMATSPPEDRPGGGGVAAGGAEDLAELDQLLRQRPSGAMPSEIKGLEFSEGLAPGKKQRLSKKLRRKLQMWLWSQTFCPVLYAWNDLGSRFWPRYVKVGSCFSKRSCSVPEGMVCKPSKSVHLTVLRWRCQRRGGQRCGWIPIQYPIISECKCSC, from the coding sequence ATGGAGCGctgccccagcctgggggtcacCCTCTACGCCCTggtggtggtcctggggctgcggGCGGCACCGGCCGGCGGCCAGCACTATCTCCACATCCGCCCGGCGCCCAGCGACAACCTGCCCCTGGTGGACCTCATCGAACACCCGGACCCTATCTTTGACCCCAAGGAGAAGGATCTGAACGAGACGCTGCTGCGCTCGCTGCTCGGGGGCCACTACGACCCGGGCTTCATGGCCACCTCTCCCCCCGAGGACCGGcccggcgggggcggggtggcggCCGGGGGCGCCGAGGACCTGGCGGAGCTGGACCAGCTGCTGCGGCAGCGGCCGTCGGGGGCCATGCCGAGCGAGATCAAAGGGCTGGAGTTCTCCGAGGGCTTGGCCCCGGGCAAGAAGCAGCGCCTGAGCAAGAAGCTGCGGAGGAAGTTACAGATGTGGCTGTGGTCGCAGACCTTTTGCCCGGTGCTGTACGCCTGGAACGACCTGGGCAGCCGCTTCTGGCCGCGCTACGTGAAGGTGGGCAGCTGCTTCAGCAAGCGCTCGTGCTCCGTGCCAGAGGGCATGGTGTGCAAGCCGTCCAAGTCCGTGCACCTCACGGTGCTGCGGTGGCGCTGTCAGCGGCGCGGGGGCCAGCGCTGCGGCTGGATTCCCATCCAGTACCCCATCATTTCCGAGTGCAAGTGCTCATGCTAG